The following proteins are co-located in the Deltaproteobacteria bacterium genome:
- a CDS encoding DMT family transporter, with the protein MLAIFVGLCSSFWFAFSMVCINRGVLALDYFRGLLTNLGVNSLFLWIYVFFFEKQIDLWAPANLIFILVGIFVPGLARYFIFKGMDRLGAPITSCLTNSSPLFATLFAILFLAERPTVTNLMGTFSIVSGIVSLSWKGAHKTWHTRDLLFPLTAAFLFAARDNVVRFGVQQITAPILGAAIAATTSSITMTLMYWLFEEKKPLAKTARQGFAVFAAAGFMNFLSYVFAYTALSMERVSIVSPLVNGSALFVLPLTAIFLKDVETITARKIAAILLVILGVFLISWEKW; encoded by the coding sequence ATGCTCGCGATCTTTGTCGGCCTATGCAGCTCTTTCTGGTTCGCTTTCTCGATGGTTTGCATCAACCGCGGCGTGCTGGCACTGGACTATTTTCGCGGGTTACTGACCAACCTCGGCGTCAACTCGCTGTTTCTCTGGATCTACGTCTTTTTTTTCGAAAAGCAGATTGACCTTTGGGCACCGGCCAATTTGATATTTATCTTGGTCGGCATCTTCGTCCCCGGCCTGGCGCGTTATTTCATCTTCAAAGGCATGGACCGGCTCGGCGCGCCGATCACTTCCTGCCTGACCAACAGCTCGCCGCTGTTTGCCACGCTCTTTGCGATATTGTTCCTCGCCGAGCGGCCCACCGTGACCAACCTGATGGGGACTTTTTCGATTGTCTCGGGCATCGTCTCGCTTTCCTGGAAAGGCGCGCACAAGACCTGGCACACGCGCGACCTGCTGTTCCCGCTGACCGCGGCGTTTCTGTTCGCGGCCCGCGATAACGTGGTCCGCTTCGGTGTGCAGCAGATTACCGCGCCAATCCTGGGCGCGGCCATTGCCGCCACCACTTCGTCCATCACCATGACATTGATGTATTGGCTGTTCGAAGAAAAAAAACCGCTGGCAAAAACCGCGCGGCAAGGCTTTGCCGTCTTCGCCGCCGCCGGCTTCATGAACTTTCTGTCCTACGTCTTCGCTTATACCGCGCTTAGCATGGAACGCGTCTCGATCGTCTCGCCGCTGGTCAACGGCTCAGCACTCTTCGTCCTGCCGCTGACCGCAATTTTTCTAAAAGACGTTGAGACGATCACCGCACGCAAAATCGCCGCGATCTTGCTCGTAATTCTCGGCGTGTTCTTGATCTCGTGGGAGAAGTGGTAG
- a CDS encoding ABC transporter permease, which yields MASVILSRLVQAVPSLLGVTIIAFVLLQLSGDVTQLLLPMEASEEVRADFRRAYGLDQPIPVQYGHYLAKLLQGDFGQSFAYRRPALEVVLERLPATLELSAAALVIALAIAIPAGIISAVKRNSVFDHLSMGLVLLGQSVPTFWLGMLMILVFAVGLHLLPVSGRGSFAQLILPSVTLAMWLLALVARLTRSGMLEVLSQDYIRTARAKGLAEMVVTTRHAVRNALVPIVTVVGLQAGGLLGGAVMTEAVFAWPGVGTLVLESILKRDYPVVLAALIMVAVAFVLINLLVDLLYGYLDPRVRARPHG from the coding sequence GTGGCGAGCGTGATACTTTCTCGGCTGGTTCAGGCGGTGCCCTCGCTTTTGGGGGTGACGATCATCGCCTTCGTGCTGCTGCAGTTGAGCGGCGACGTCACGCAATTGCTGCTGCCAATGGAGGCATCCGAGGAAGTGCGCGCCGACTTTCGCCGCGCCTACGGGCTCGACCAACCCATCCCGGTGCAGTACGGACACTATCTAGCGAAATTGCTGCAGGGCGACTTCGGCCAGTCGTTTGCCTATCGGCGGCCGGCGCTGGAGGTGGTGCTGGAGCGGCTGCCGGCCACGCTGGAACTGTCGGCGGCGGCGCTGGTGATCGCGCTGGCGATTGCCATTCCCGCCGGCATCATCTCTGCGGTCAAGCGCAACTCCGTCTTCGACCATCTCTCGATGGGCTTGGTGCTGCTCGGGCAGTCGGTGCCGACGTTCTGGCTCGGCATGCTGATGATTTTGGTTTTTGCCGTGGGGCTGCATCTGTTGCCGGTCTCCGGCCGCGGCAGCTTTGCGCAACTGATATTGCCGAGCGTGACGCTGGCGATGTGGCTGCTAGCGCTGGTAGCAAGGCTCACGCGCTCCGGCATGTTGGAAGTACTGTCCCAGGACTACATCCGCACCGCACGGGCCAAGGGGCTGGCCGAGATGGTCGTGACCACACGGCACGCGGTGCGCAACGCGTTGGTGCCGATCGTCACCGTGGTGGGTCTGCAGGCGGGCGGATTGCTCGGCGGCGCGGTCATGACCGAGGCGGTATTCGCGTGGCCCGGCGTGGGCACACTCGTGCTCGAATCAATCTTGAAGCGGGACTACCCGGTCGTACTAGCGGCGTTAATCATGGTGGCCGTGGCGTTCGTGCTGATCAATCTGCTAGTGGATCTGCTCTACGGCTATCTCGATCCGCGAGTGAGAGCGAGGCCGCATGGGTAA
- a CDS encoding ABC transporter permease: MGNGVATETALAAAEQESNARGSYRALRRLAQVRTGWIGAALLLLAIAAALAAPMVAPYGFSEMSLAHRLQPPVWLSGGTSAHLLGTDPLGRDMLSRVIWAARTSLGIAGISVLVALVFGVIIGLLAGYYGGWLDSLMMRLADMQLSFPYLLLAIAVMALLKPTIANLIVVLALRSWVVYARTVRSSVLVAKQREFVEAAVALGASDLRIITRHLAPSAIAPIIVISSFQLAELIIAESSLSFLGLGVQPPTPSWGAMLSQGREYLTSAWWLGLFPGLAIILTVLGINLFGDALRDALDPRLKV; the protein is encoded by the coding sequence ATGGGTAACGGCGTCGCAACCGAGACAGCGCTAGCAGCGGCCGAGCAAGAGTCAAACGCGCGCGGCAGTTACCGCGCGCTACGGCGACTGGCGCAGGTGCGCACGGGCTGGATCGGCGCGGCATTGCTGTTGCTCGCGATCGCCGCCGCGCTGGCCGCGCCAATGGTGGCGCCGTACGGTTTCAGCGAGATGTCATTGGCGCATCGATTGCAGCCGCCCGTTTGGCTGAGTGGTGGCACTTCCGCGCACCTACTCGGCACCGATCCGCTCGGAAGGGACATGCTGAGCCGCGTGATCTGGGCCGCGCGCACGTCGCTGGGAATCGCCGGCATCAGCGTGCTGGTGGCGCTGGTTTTTGGAGTGATTATTGGGCTGCTCGCCGGCTACTATGGCGGCTGGCTCGATTCGCTGATGATGCGCCTGGCCGACATGCAGCTCTCGTTTCCGTATCTATTGCTCGCCATCGCCGTGATGGCACTACTAAAACCGACCATCGCCAACCTGATCGTTGTCTTAGCGCTGCGCAGCTGGGTCGTCTACGCGCGCACGGTGCGCAGTTCGGTCCTGGTTGCGAAGCAGCGCGAGTTCGTCGAGGCGGCGGTTGCGCTAGGCGCATCCGACCTGAGAATCATCACGCGCCACCTCGCACCCAGCGCCATCGCGCCGATCATCGTGATCAGCAGCTTTCAACTGGCCGAGCTGATCATCGCCGAGTCGTCGCTGAGCTTCCTGGGCCTAGGCGTGCAACCCCCCACACCAAGCTGGGGCGCCATGCTCAGCCAGGGCCGCGAGTACCTGACCAGCGCCTGGTGGTTGGGTTTGTTCCCCGGGCTGGCGATCATCCTGACGGTGCTCGGCATTAACCTGTTCGGCGACGCGCTGCGTGACGCCCTGGATCCGCGGCTGAAAGTGTAA
- a CDS encoding beta-aspartyl-peptidase, with the protein MRLEVGSFHIKRIGFGARTAVDHGTLVVDREEVRRLVLADSHFVDVQVHLVRPGEAVRIINAKDAVEPRWKVSGQGGVFPGFLSAPTTVGEGRTHRLSGVAVLEVAAPVPGEQTHFREQILDMSGPGAEFSPFAHTLNIALEFTPHPSLFPSASVDAKDVLGGTNEAEDYNRATTTACLKVAAYLAKVTAEQTPDEVETFELTPCPPELPLVACLYHTQATWAYGAKVPLPLGTLIHPNELFDGALVGWRQAYRATYWDQNHQAMLELYREHGKSLNFVGCVLFYDITPEREQKERVGSAAAKLARMLGAQGVLVLGINGSNYAIDTMLAVQDCEKLGIKTTLIYLDVGAGPDDPGFVHATPEADAIVCIGSRDRKVTLPPTAKVIGGGRLASSSMDPHGGLTVNQRDIHTSCSNQGLTRQTTRFF; encoded by the coding sequence ATGAGGCTTGAGGTCGGATCATTTCATATCAAGCGCATCGGGTTCGGAGCGCGGACGGCGGTGGATCACGGAACATTAGTCGTCGATCGAGAAGAGGTCCGGCGCCTGGTGCTGGCCGATTCACACTTTGTCGATGTGCAAGTGCACCTGGTGCGGCCGGGCGAGGCGGTCAGGATCATCAACGCTAAAGACGCGGTGGAGCCGCGCTGGAAAGTGTCTGGGCAGGGCGGTGTGTTCCCTGGTTTTCTCTCTGCGCCGACAACGGTCGGCGAGGGACGGACGCATCGGCTGAGTGGCGTGGCGGTGCTCGAAGTGGCGGCGCCGGTGCCGGGCGAGCAGACCCATTTCCGCGAACAGATTCTCGACATGTCCGGACCCGGTGCGGAGTTTAGCCCGTTTGCGCATACTCTTAATATCGCGCTCGAGTTCACGCCGCACCCTAGCCTGTTTCCATCGGCGTCGGTCGACGCCAAGGATGTGCTGGGCGGAACAAATGAAGCCGAGGACTACAACCGAGCTACCACAACAGCGTGCCTGAAAGTGGCCGCCTACCTGGCGAAGGTTACGGCGGAGCAAACCCCGGACGAGGTGGAAACGTTTGAGCTGACGCCCTGCCCTCCCGAGCTCCCCCTTGTGGCGTGCCTGTACCACACCCAAGCGACCTGGGCATATGGCGCGAAGGTGCCGCTGCCGCTGGGAACGCTCATTCATCCCAATGAACTATTCGACGGCGCTCTGGTCGGCTGGCGGCAAGCGTATCGCGCAACCTACTGGGACCAGAACCACCAGGCTATGCTTGAGCTCTATCGTGAGCACGGCAAGAGTCTTAACTTTGTGGGCTGCGTGCTGTTCTACGATATCACTCCGGAACGGGAGCAGAAGGAACGCGTCGGCAGCGCCGCGGCCAAGCTGGCGCGCATGCTCGGCGCACAGGGCGTGCTCGTGCTTGGTATCAACGGCAGCAATTATGCGATTGATACCATGCTCGCGGTTCAAGACTGCGAGAAGCTGGGCATCAAAACCACGCTCATCTATTTAGACGTGGGCGCCGGCCCGGACGATCCCGGCTTCGTGCACGCCACGCCGGAAGCGGACGCGATTGTCTGCATCGGCAGCCGCGACCGCAAGGTCACCCTGCCACCGACAGCGAAAGTGATCGGCGGGGGACGCCTGGCCAGCAGCTCTATGGACCCGCACGGCGGGCTGACGGTGAACCAGCGCGACATTCACACGTCGTGCAGCAACCAAGGGCTCACTCGGCAGACGACGAGATTTTTTTGA
- a CDS encoding glycine/betaine/sarcosine/D-proline family reductase selenoprotein B: protein MSAIRVVLYLNQFFAGQGAEAQAGIGPGKKIGAVGPGIALQHALGERAQIVATVYCGDNYANERANAIDEILERVSEERPDILIAGPAFVSGRYGLACGALCARAQNALGIVAVTGMHPDNPGADLYRTKVHIARTRESAAGVAEAVKLMARLALKLYDREPLGTPQEEGYIPTGRRVHFVAEQTAAKRAVDMLIKKISGQPYTTEWPVPSYSQVTPAPPLKDIAHAKIALVTTGGVVPRGNPDRLESAYASKWLKYQIGELNDLKPSDWQSIHGGFDTTNVNEDPDRMAPLDALRELEHEGAFKDLADELYTTTGNTAAIPTVRRFAQEMLKELRANDVQGVILTSA, encoded by the coding sequence ATGAGCGCAATTCGTGTTGTACTTTACCTGAATCAGTTCTTCGCGGGACAAGGCGCGGAAGCGCAGGCCGGGATCGGCCCTGGAAAGAAGATTGGCGCGGTCGGTCCGGGCATCGCGCTACAGCACGCGTTGGGCGAGCGCGCGCAAATAGTGGCGACGGTCTACTGCGGCGACAACTACGCCAACGAGCGAGCGAATGCCATTGATGAGATTTTGGAGCGAGTGTCCGAAGAGCGGCCGGATATTTTGATCGCGGGACCAGCGTTCGTCTCGGGGCGTTATGGGCTCGCATGCGGCGCCCTGTGCGCACGGGCGCAGAATGCGCTGGGCATTGTGGCAGTGACCGGCATGCATCCGGACAATCCGGGCGCCGATCTGTACCGCACGAAGGTGCACATCGCGCGCACGCGTGAAAGCGCGGCTGGCGTGGCTGAGGCGGTGAAACTCATGGCGCGGCTGGCGCTGAAGCTTTACGATCGCGAGCCGCTCGGGACACCCCAAGAGGAGGGATATATTCCCACGGGCCGGCGCGTTCACTTCGTCGCGGAGCAAACGGCGGCAAAACGTGCGGTGGACATGCTAATTAAGAAAATCAGCGGTCAGCCGTACACCACCGAGTGGCCCGTGCCCAGCTACAGCCAGGTGACACCGGCACCGCCGCTAAAGGACATCGCGCACGCAAAGATTGCGCTGGTCACCACCGGCGGCGTGGTGCCGCGCGGCAACCCGGACCGATTGGAGTCGGCCTACGCCAGCAAGTGGCTGAAGTACCAAATTGGCGAGCTGAACGATTTGAAGCCGAGCGATTGGCAATCGATTCACGGCGGATTCGACACCACCAATGTGAACGAAGACCCGGACCGCATGGCACCGCTCGACGCGCTGCGTGAGCTGGAGCACGAGGGCGCGTTCAAGGACTTGGCCGACGAGCTGTACACAACCACGGGCAACACCGCGGCGATCCCCACCGTGCGCCGCTTCGCGCAGGAGATGCTCAAGGAGCTGCGCGCCAACGATGTGCAGGGGGTGATCCTCACCTCCGCCTGA
- a CDS encoding polysaccharide deacetylase, producing MAKENPRYDYSPIIRRPKIEWPNHGRIALWVAPNIEYFHFDKPIRGSGSNHAPDVPGYTLRDYGSRVGVYRIMEVLDKYSIRASVLLNAEVCEQHPPIIEEGNKRNWEWLGHGMTNSVSMLDYKPDEELGIIRKVKEIITRSTGKAPKGWLGPGLGETFGTPDHLAAEGFEYVCDWGNDEQPTPMRVKSGRMLVVPYELGVNDIRVFIRENHTAEQYYRMVCDHFDTLYKDSASGGRVLCLPLHPFVIGLPYRIQYLDKALDYMCSHDGVWRTTGWDIAEWYYKNYWKDPGPLPA from the coding sequence ATGGCCAAAGAAAACCCCCGTTATGACTACTCGCCGATCATCCGCCGGCCCAAGATCGAATGGCCCAACCACGGCCGCATCGCGCTCTGGGTGGCGCCCAACATAGAGTACTTTCATTTCGATAAACCGATTCGCGGCTCGGGCAGCAACCATGCGCCGGATGTGCCGGGCTACACGCTGCGCGATTACGGCTCGCGGGTGGGTGTCTATCGCATCATGGAGGTGCTCGACAAATATTCAATTCGCGCCAGCGTGCTGCTCAACGCGGAGGTCTGCGAACAGCACCCGCCGATCATCGAAGAGGGCAATAAAAGGAATTGGGAATGGCTCGGCCATGGCATGACCAACAGCGTTTCGATGCTCGACTACAAGCCCGACGAAGAGCTGGGGATCATTCGCAAGGTCAAGGAGATTATTACCAGATCGACCGGCAAGGCGCCCAAGGGTTGGTTGGGTCCGGGCTTGGGCGAAACCTTTGGCACCCCCGATCACTTGGCCGCGGAGGGCTTCGAATACGTCTGCGACTGGGGCAACGACGAACAGCCGACGCCCATGCGCGTGAAAAGCGGCCGCATGTTAGTGGTGCCCTACGAGCTCGGTGTCAACGACATTCGCGTTTTCATTCGCGAAAACCACACCGCGGAACAGTATTACCGAATGGTCTGCGACCACTTCGACACGCTCTACAAAGACAGCGCCAGCGGCGGGCGGGTGTTATGTTTGCCGCTGCATCCGTTCGTGATCGGCTTGCCCTATCGGATCCAGTATCTCGACAAAGCACTCGACTACATGTGCTCCCACGATGGCGTCTGGCGCACGACCGGTTGGGACATTGCCGAGTGGTACTACAAAAACTACTGGAAAGATCCGGGACCATTGCCAGCGTAG
- a CDS encoding FtsX-like permease family protein, translating to MQALMTLRIALRALARNKLRAFLTMLGIIIGVGAVIAMVAIGEGAKSTVRQQIAALGTNVLVILPGSNLQGGVRAGSGNVNTLVDGDSKAIARELRSVAFASPVMRRQEQLIAGNLNWGTQVQGVAPEFQQIRDWVVESGRFLHEGDVDSAAKVALIGQTVARNLFGNEDPLDAVIRIRNIPFRIVGTLGSKGQTGQGQDQDDTVMIPYTTMQKRLMRITYVQSIVVRAVSAEKVGEAQEQITLLLRQRHRVADGREDDFTVRNLSDIAEAAQSTARVMAILLGSVAGISLLVGGIGIMNIMLVSVTERTREIGIRMAVGARGKDIMLQFLVEAVVMAATGGVLGIVLGIGTSELLKNWAQWPTVIDPTIVAIAFIFSGAVGIFFGFYPARKAANLDPIEALRYE from the coding sequence ATGCAAGCTCTCATGACATTGCGCATCGCGCTACGGGCGCTAGCGCGCAACAAGCTGCGCGCGTTCCTAACCATGCTGGGGATCATTATTGGCGTCGGCGCGGTGATCGCCATGGTGGCCATCGGCGAAGGAGCGAAATCGACGGTGCGCCAGCAGATTGCCGCGCTGGGCACCAACGTGCTGGTGATCCTGCCCGGCAGTAACCTGCAAGGCGGCGTGCGCGCCGGCAGCGGCAACGTCAACACGTTGGTCGACGGCGATTCCAAAGCGATCGCCCGTGAGCTGCGCTCGGTCGCCTTTGCCTCGCCGGTGATGCGCCGGCAAGAGCAGTTGATTGCCGGCAACTTGAACTGGGGCACGCAAGTGCAGGGCGTGGCGCCCGAGTTTCAACAGATTCGCGACTGGGTGGTTGAATCCGGCCGCTTCTTGCATGAGGGTGACGTCGACAGCGCCGCCAAAGTCGCGCTCATCGGCCAGACCGTAGCGCGCAATCTGTTCGGCAACGAAGACCCGCTCGACGCGGTGATCCGCATCCGTAATATCCCATTTCGCATCGTCGGCACTCTCGGCTCCAAGGGGCAAACCGGCCAGGGGCAAGATCAAGACGACACGGTGATGATTCCTTATACGACGATGCAGAAGCGGCTGATGCGTATAACCTACGTCCAGAGCATCGTCGTGCGCGCGGTCAGCGCCGAGAAAGTTGGCGAAGCGCAGGAGCAGATCACGTTGCTCTTGCGCCAGCGTCATCGCGTCGCCGATGGCCGCGAAGACGATTTCACCGTGCGCAATTTATCCGACATCGCCGAAGCGGCGCAGAGCACCGCGCGGGTGATGGCGATACTGCTCGGCAGCGTCGCCGGCATTTCGCTCTTGGTCGGCGGCATCGGCATCATGAACATCATGCTGGTGTCGGTCACCGAGCGCACCCGCGAAATCGGTATCCGCATGGCCGTCGGTGCGCGCGGCAAAGACATCATGCTGCAATTTCTCGTTGAAGCCGTGGTCATGGCCGCCACCGGCGGCGTGCTCGGCATCGTGCTCGGCATCGGGACCTCGGAGCTGCTAAAAAATTGGGCGCAATGGCCGACGGTGATCGACCCGACCATCGTGGCGATCGCCTTTATCTTCTCCGGTGCCGTCGGGATTTTTTTCGGCTTCTACCCCGCCAGGAAGGCCGCGAATCTCGACCCCATCGAGGCGCTGCGTTACGAGTAA
- a CDS encoding ABC transporter ATP-binding protein, protein MSQVIRVENLFKTYHMGDVEVHALRGIYLTIERGEFVAVMGSSGSGKSTFMNILGCLDRPTSGKYWLESEEVGALSADDWAHIRNKRIGFVFQGFNLLPRTTALENVELPMMYNGYASKERHQRAVEVLELVGLGERLDHTPNRLSGGQQQRVAIARSLVNKPSLILADEPTGNLDTVTSNEIMALFQKLNNEQGITIILVTHETDIAEHARRQIVFRDGQVISDKANQQVMAQLEG, encoded by the coding sequence ATGAGCCAGGTCATTCGCGTCGAGAATCTGTTTAAGACTTACCACATGGGCGACGTCGAAGTGCACGCCCTGCGCGGCATCTATCTGACCATCGAGCGCGGCGAGTTTGTCGCGGTCATGGGCTCTTCGGGTTCGGGCAAATCGACGTTCATGAATATTCTGGGCTGCCTCGATCGACCCACCAGCGGCAAATATTGGCTTGAGAGCGAAGAGGTCGGGGCGTTGAGTGCCGACGATTGGGCGCATATTCGCAACAAACGGATCGGTTTCGTGTTTCAAGGATTCAATCTTTTGCCGCGCACCACGGCGCTGGAAAACGTCGAGCTGCCGATGATGTACAACGGCTACGCCAGCAAAGAGCGACATCAGCGCGCGGTGGAAGTTTTAGAACTGGTCGGGCTCGGCGAGCGGCTCGACCATACGCCCAACCGGCTCTCGGGTGGCCAGCAACAGCGCGTTGCCATCGCCCGCTCGCTGGTGAACAAGCCGTCTTTGATCCTCGCCGACGAACCCACCGGCAACCTTGACACCGTGACCAGCAACGAGATCATGGCGCTGTTTCAAAAACTGAACAACGAGCAGGGGATCACGATTATTCTTGTCACGCACGAGACCGACATCGCCGAGCACGCAAGAAGACAGATCGTCTTTCGCGACGGCCAGGTGATTTCGGATAAGGCCAATCAACAAGTGATGGCGCAGCTGGAGGGATAA
- a CDS encoding efflux RND transporter periplasmic adaptor subunit, producing the protein MKFKKTIIAAVLLLAAGGAGYAYWTMNAAPKEPPYLTAPVSRGNVRQVVSSTGTLQAVVTVQVGTQVSGTIEKLNADFNSKVKAGQVVAQLNQDKFKASVDQAKANVLSAQATHARNKVTAADTLRTLERNRELRKRDVMAQSELDASQTAYDAAMAQLQVSQAQISQAQAALNQTTVDLNNTVIKSPVDGLVISRNVDVGQTVAASLSAPTLFSIANDLTRMEVHTNVDEADVGNIREGQDVTFTVDAHAQRRFRGKVHQVRNAPQVVQSVVTYIAVVRINNKELLLKPGMTANVQFLVAQKEDTLTIPNIALRFRPSEEKDAAQDLLKQEQQRVGGRISQRRTSRGGGSGTGGGEGRRVRDVKVYVLKDGKAQPLDVKVGITDGSKTEVVEGPLDENAKVIIGLGSTGTQAQGGVTNPFQAQPPRFR; encoded by the coding sequence ATGAAGTTTAAGAAGACCATCATCGCGGCAGTCCTGCTCTTGGCGGCCGGCGGCGCCGGCTACGCTTACTGGACCATGAACGCTGCTCCCAAGGAGCCGCCATATTTGACCGCGCCGGTAAGCCGCGGCAACGTGCGTCAAGTGGTATCGTCGACGGGCACTTTGCAAGCGGTGGTGACCGTTCAAGTCGGCACCCAGGTCTCCGGCACCATCGAGAAGCTCAATGCTGACTTCAACAGCAAAGTAAAAGCCGGCCAAGTAGTGGCCCAGCTGAATCAAGATAAATTCAAGGCTTCGGTGGATCAGGCCAAGGCGAATGTGTTGTCAGCGCAAGCAACCCATGCACGAAACAAAGTTACTGCCGCTGACACGCTGCGCACTCTCGAGCGCAACCGAGAATTGCGCAAGCGCGACGTCATGGCGCAGAGCGAGCTCGACGCTTCGCAAACCGCTTACGACGCGGCGATGGCGCAACTGCAGGTGAGTCAAGCGCAGATCAGCCAGGCCCAGGCGGCGCTCAACCAAACCACCGTCGATCTCAATAACACGGTGATTAAGTCGCCGGTGGACGGTTTGGTGATCTCGCGCAACGTTGACGTCGGCCAGACGGTGGCCGCCTCGTTGTCGGCGCCGACGCTGTTTAGCATCGCCAACGATCTCACCAGGATGGAAGTGCACACCAACGTCGACGAAGCCGACGTGGGCAATATCCGCGAAGGGCAAGACGTGACTTTTACGGTCGATGCCCATGCGCAGCGGCGCTTTCGCGGCAAGGTGCACCAGGTGCGCAACGCACCGCAGGTAGTCCAGAGTGTGGTGACGTACATCGCGGTAGTGCGGATCAACAACAAGGAACTTTTGCTCAAGCCCGGTATGACCGCCAATGTGCAGTTTCTCGTGGCACAAAAGGAAGACACACTGACGATTCCTAACATCGCGCTGCGCTTCCGGCCATCGGAAGAGAAAGATGCGGCGCAAGATTTGCTGAAACAGGAGCAGCAGCGAGTCGGCGGCCGCATCTCGCAGCGGCGCACCAGCCGCGGCGGCGGCAGCGGTACCGGCGGCGGCGAGGGGCGGCGCGTGCGCGACGTGAAGGTCTATGTGCTGAAAGACGGCAAGGCGCAGCCGCTGGACGTCAAGGTCGGCATCACCGACGGGTCGAAGACCGAGGTGGTTGAAGGGCCGCTCGACGAAAACGCCAAAGTCATCATCGGCTTGGGCAGCACCGGGACCCAAGCGCAGGGCGGTGTGACCAACCCCTTTCAGGCGCAGCCGCCGCGCTTCCGATGA
- a CDS encoding pyridoxamine 5'-phosphate oxidase has product MSDALKQQVYDYLKSHNTMTLATSSGDMPWASTVFYASDELRLYFFSAPESRHCQNFTSNGRVAVTIQEDYGDWREIKGVQLEGRVDLVDGILEKTKAMAIYARKYPDVIKLFSDPNSGVFYKAFLKVKFYCVTPEKLFYIDNAQGFGKRQELVLS; this is encoded by the coding sequence ATGTCGGATGCGCTCAAACAACAGGTGTACGACTACTTGAAAAGCCATAACACGATGACGTTAGCAACCAGCTCTGGCGATATGCCTTGGGCCTCGACAGTATTTTACGCCAGCGACGAGCTCAGGCTCTATTTCTTTTCGGCGCCCGAGTCGCGCCATTGCCAGAACTTTACAAGCAACGGGCGCGTGGCGGTGACGATTCAGGAAGACTATGGCGATTGGCGCGAGATCAAAGGCGTTCAGCTCGAAGGGCGCGTTGATTTGGTCGACGGCATTTTGGAGAAAACCAAAGCGATGGCGATCTACGCGCGCAAATATCCCGACGTGATCAAGCTCTTCAGCGACCCCAACAGCGGGGTCTTCTACAAAGCTTTCCTCAAAGTCAAATTTTACTGCGTGACGCCCGAGAAGCTTTTCTACATTGACAACGCCCAAGGTTTCGGCAAGCGCCAGGAGCTGGTTTTGAGCTAG